From the genome of Azospira restricta, one region includes:
- a CDS encoding branched-chain amino acid ABC transporter substrate-binding protein, which yields MKQFTVAAAAFSLAAFAGAAHADLLVAIAGPMTGQYASAGDQIRKGAEMAVADLNAKGGVLGQKLVLEVGDDACDPKQAVSVANTMVNKKIVFMHGHWCSSSTIPASDVYAEAGIPMATVSTNPQVTERKLKNIFRIMGRDDQQGLVAGNYLADTFKGKKIAVVDDKSAYGKGLADEIAKAMTAKGAKPALRESITAGEKDYSALVTKLKAAGAEVLAYGGYHTEVALILRQAQQAGLKLTVMGGDTMTNSELVTAAGAAADNVLFTFAPDPRKNASAEAVVKKFRDAKVEPEGYVMYAYAAMQLFAQAAEKAKSAKQADVQKALAAGNFDTVIGKLAFDAKGDNKAPGFVVYRWQGGKYDYAK from the coding sequence ATGAAGCAATTTACCGTAGCCGCCGCCGCTTTCTCGCTCGCCGCCTTTGCCGGCGCCGCGCACGCCGACCTGCTGGTCGCCATCGCCGGCCCGATGACCGGCCAGTACGCCTCGGCCGGCGACCAGATCCGGAAGGGCGCCGAAATGGCAGTCGCCGACCTCAACGCCAAGGGCGGCGTGCTCGGCCAGAAGCTGGTGCTCGAGGTCGGCGACGACGCCTGCGATCCGAAGCAGGCGGTGTCGGTCGCCAACACCATGGTCAACAAGAAGATCGTCTTCATGCACGGCCACTGGTGCTCGAGCTCGACGATCCCCGCCTCCGACGTCTATGCCGAAGCCGGCATCCCGATGGCGACCGTGTCGACCAACCCGCAGGTCACCGAGCGCAAGCTGAAGAACATCTTCCGCATCATGGGCCGCGACGACCAGCAGGGCCTGGTCGCCGGCAACTACCTGGCCGATACCTTCAAGGGCAAGAAGATCGCCGTCGTCGACGACAAGAGCGCCTACGGCAAGGGGCTGGCCGACGAGATCGCCAAGGCGATGACCGCCAAGGGTGCCAAGCCGGCGCTGCGCGAGTCGATCACCGCCGGCGAGAAGGACTACTCGGCGCTGGTCACCAAGCTCAAGGCCGCCGGCGCCGAAGTGCTGGCCTACGGCGGCTACCACACCGAGGTCGCGCTGATCCTGCGCCAGGCGCAACAGGCCGGGCTCAAGCTCACCGTGATGGGCGGCGACACGATGACCAACTCCGAGCTGGTCACCGCCGCCGGCGCCGCCGCCGACAACGTGCTGTTCACGTTTGCCCCGGACCCGCGCAAGAACGCTTCCGCCGAGGCCGTCGTCAAGAAGTTCCGCGACGCCAAGGTCGAGCCGGAGGGCTACGTGATGTACGCCTACGCCGCCATGCAGCTGTTCGCGCAGGCCGCCGAGAAGGCCAAGAGCGCGAAGCAGGCCGACGTGCAGAAGGCGCTCGCCGCCGGCAACTTCGACACCGTCATCGGCAAGCTGGCCTTCGACGCCAAGGGCGACAACAAGGCCCCCGGCTTCGTCGTCTATCGCTGGCAGGGCGGCAAGTACGACTACGCCAAGTAA
- a CDS encoding peroxiredoxin-like family protein yields MLIPRQKVPPLAVDTVSHGRFDLAAEAPPHFTLVVFYRGLHCPICAKYLSELERLVPEFEKRGVSVVALSSDGAERGAAMAEKVRANALRVGYGVDLASARAWGLYISGSRGKTSIGIDEPALFSEPGVFLVRPDGTLYYGAVQTMPFARPNFTDLLAGLDFAIANDYPARGEYTGPL; encoded by the coding sequence ATGCTGATTCCCCGCCAGAAAGTCCCGCCGCTCGCCGTCGATACCGTGTCCCACGGCCGCTTCGATCTGGCTGCCGAGGCGCCGCCGCACTTCACGTTGGTCGTCTTCTATCGCGGCCTGCATTGCCCGATCTGCGCCAAATACCTGAGCGAACTGGAGAGGCTGGTGCCGGAGTTCGAGAAGCGCGGCGTCAGCGTAGTCGCGCTGTCGTCCGACGGTGCCGAGCGCGGTGCGGCGATGGCGGAAAAGGTCAGGGCGAACGCGCTGCGCGTCGGCTACGGCGTCGACCTGGCAAGCGCGCGCGCCTGGGGACTGTACATTTCCGGCAGTCGCGGCAAGACCTCGATCGGCATCGACGAGCCGGCGCTCTTTTCCGAACCCGGGGTGTTTCTCGTCCGTCCCGACGGCACGCTCTACTACGGTGCCGTGCAGACGATGCCGTTCGCCCGTCCGAATTTTACCGACCTGCTCGCCGGCCTCGACTTCGCGATTGCCAACGACTACCCGGCGCGCGGCGAATACACCGGGCCGCTGTAA
- the putA gene encoding bifunctional proline dehydrogenase/L-glutamate gamma-semialdehyde dehydrogenase PutA encodes MTEPLLPPATGSAALRAAIRAHHRADETTLVRELARRARFTPAEQYEILERARPLVEKVRSERTRTTGIDAFLNTYDLSSREGIVLMCMAEALLRIPDADTVDRLIRDKIGGTDWADRLGASHSLFVNASTWALMLTGRIISLGDEDKNPNGTLGKLVARVGEPVIRQATIAAMRILGRQFVMGRNIGEALERAQGAEARGYRHSYDMLGEAARTSQDALRYFESYSRAIEAIGAAANGQPPLLAPSISVKLSALHPRYEAPQHARVMRELLPAVKKLALLAKRRNIGFTIDAEEADRLEISLDLIEALALDPDLAGWNGLGLAVQAYMKRALPVLDWLADLAHRADRRLMVRLVKGAYWDAEVKLAQERGLDAYPVFTRKQSTDVSYLACARRLFADREAFYPAFATHNAHTLAAVARIAIAANAGTDWEYQRLHGMGEELYDQIVGDDRWGVACRVYAPVGSHEDLLAYLVRRLLENGANSSFVNRIADADLPVEALLVDPVEKVAGFDASGAGIPHPRIPLPRDLYRAAGDDRPNSEGRDMFDQPTIADFGTAIADSRRITYLAAPIVDGSPVDGAARPVRSPADGRDLIGNCVEATPADCARAMDSAARAFRRWDRTPASTRAAALDRAGRLLQDRMSELVALIVREGGRTQGDAVSEVREAIDFCHYYAKEARARFGAPIELPGPTGERNSLHLHGRGVFVCISPWNFPLAIFVGQIAAALAAGNSVVAKPAEQTPLVGAAAVRLLHEAGIPFDVLHFVPGDGRVGAALVEHRHCAGVAFTGSTEVARIIARTLAGKDGPIVPLIAETGGQNALIADSSALPEQLVRDVVASAFNSAGQRCSALRVLCVQADIADKVIEMLKGAMQELVIGDPADITTDVGPVIDHDARAVLEAHCRKLDGEAREIFRCALPEALAAQGSWFAPAAYEIAGIEVLEREVFGPVLHVVRWPADRLDELCDAIAATGYGLTLGIHSRIDETVAAITERLQVGNTYVNRNMIGAVVGVQPFGGEGLSGTGPKAGGPHYLLRFAAERTISIDTTAAGGNASLMSMDEGL; translated from the coding sequence ATGACCGAACCGCTCCTGCCGCCGGCGACCGGAAGCGCGGCGCTGCGCGCCGCGATCCGCGCCCACCACCGCGCCGACGAGACGACGCTGGTGCGCGAGCTCGCCCGCCGCGCCCGCTTCACGCCGGCCGAGCAGTACGAAATCCTCGAGCGCGCCCGCCCGCTGGTCGAGAAGGTGCGCAGCGAGCGCACCCGCACCACCGGCATCGACGCCTTCCTCAACACCTACGACCTGTCGTCGCGCGAAGGCATCGTGCTGATGTGCATGGCCGAGGCGCTCTTGCGCATCCCCGACGCCGACACCGTCGACCGCCTGATCCGCGACAAGATCGGCGGCACCGACTGGGCCGACCGCCTCGGCGCCTCGCACAGCCTGTTCGTCAACGCCTCGACCTGGGCGCTGATGCTGACCGGCCGCATCATCTCGCTCGGCGACGAGGACAAGAACCCGAACGGCACCCTCGGCAAGCTGGTCGCCCGCGTCGGCGAGCCGGTGATCCGCCAGGCGACGATCGCCGCGATGCGCATCCTCGGCCGCCAGTTCGTGATGGGCCGCAATATCGGCGAGGCGCTCGAACGCGCCCAGGGCGCCGAGGCGCGCGGCTACCGCCACTCCTACGACATGCTCGGCGAGGCCGCGCGCACCAGCCAGGACGCGCTGCGCTACTTCGAGTCGTACAGCCGCGCGATCGAAGCCATCGGCGCCGCCGCCAACGGCCAGCCGCCGCTGCTGGCGCCGTCGATCTCGGTCAAACTCTCCGCACTGCACCCGCGCTACGAGGCGCCGCAGCACGCGCGCGTGATGCGCGAGCTGCTGCCGGCGGTGAAGAAACTGGCGCTGCTGGCGAAGCGCCGCAACATCGGCTTCACCATCGACGCCGAGGAAGCCGACCGGCTGGAGATTTCGCTCGACCTCATCGAGGCGCTCGCGCTCGACCCCGACCTCGCCGGCTGGAACGGCCTCGGGCTGGCCGTCCAGGCCTACATGAAGCGCGCGCTGCCGGTGCTCGACTGGCTCGCCGACCTCGCCCACCGCGCCGATCGCCGGTTGATGGTGCGCCTGGTCAAGGGCGCCTACTGGGACGCCGAGGTGAAGCTGGCGCAGGAGCGCGGCCTCGACGCCTACCCGGTGTTCACGCGCAAGCAGTCCACCGACGTCTCCTACCTCGCCTGCGCGCGCCGCCTGTTCGCCGACCGCGAGGCGTTCTACCCGGCCTTCGCGACGCACAACGCGCACACGCTGGCCGCCGTCGCGCGCATCGCGATCGCCGCCAACGCCGGCACCGACTGGGAGTACCAGCGCCTGCACGGCATGGGCGAGGAACTCTACGACCAGATCGTCGGCGACGACCGCTGGGGCGTCGCCTGCCGCGTCTACGCGCCGGTCGGCAGCCACGAGGACCTGCTCGCCTACCTGGTGCGGCGCCTGCTCGAGAACGGCGCCAACTCCTCGTTCGTGAACCGCATCGCCGATGCCGACCTGCCGGTCGAGGCGCTGCTCGTCGACCCGGTCGAGAAGGTCGCCGGCTTCGACGCTTCCGGCGCCGGCATTCCGCATCCGCGCATCCCGCTGCCGCGCGACCTCTATCGCGCCGCCGGCGACGACCGACCCAACAGTGAGGGAAGAGACATGTTCGACCAGCCCACCATCGCCGACTTCGGCACCGCCATCGCCGACAGCCGTCGCATCACCTACCTCGCCGCGCCGATCGTCGACGGCTCGCCGGTCGACGGCGCCGCCCGCCCGGTGCGCTCGCCGGCCGACGGCCGCGACCTGATCGGCAACTGCGTCGAGGCGACGCCCGCGGACTGCGCCCGCGCGATGGACAGCGCCGCGCGCGCCTTCCGCCGCTGGGACCGCACGCCGGCGTCGACGCGCGCCGCCGCGCTCGACCGCGCCGGCCGGCTGCTGCAGGACCGCATGAGCGAGCTGGTCGCGCTGATCGTCCGCGAAGGCGGCCGCACGCAGGGCGATGCGGTGTCCGAGGTGCGCGAGGCGATCGACTTCTGCCACTACTATGCCAAGGAGGCGCGCGCCCGCTTCGGCGCGCCGATCGAGCTGCCCGGGCCGACCGGTGAGAGGAACTCGCTGCACCTGCACGGCCGCGGCGTCTTCGTCTGCATCAGCCCGTGGAACTTCCCGCTCGCCATCTTCGTCGGCCAGATCGCCGCCGCGCTCGCCGCCGGCAACAGCGTCGTCGCCAAGCCGGCCGAGCAGACGCCGCTCGTCGGCGCCGCCGCGGTGCGCCTGCTGCACGAGGCCGGCATCCCCTTCGACGTGCTGCACTTCGTTCCCGGCGACGGCCGCGTCGGCGCCGCGCTGGTCGAGCACCGGCACTGCGCCGGCGTCGCCTTCACCGGCTCGACCGAGGTCGCACGCATCATCGCGCGCACGCTGGCCGGCAAGGACGGCCCGATCGTGCCGCTGATCGCCGAGACCGGCGGCCAGAACGCGCTGATCGCCGACTCTTCGGCGCTGCCCGAGCAGCTGGTGCGCGACGTCGTCGCCTCCGCCTTCAACTCGGCCGGCCAGCGCTGCTCGGCGCTGCGCGTGCTGTGCGTGCAGGCCGACATCGCCGACAAGGTGATCGAGATGCTGAAGGGGGCGATGCAGGAGCTGGTGATCGGCGATCCCGCCGACATCACCACCGACGTCGGCCCGGTCATCGACCACGACGCTCGCGCCGTGCTCGAGGCGCACTGCCGCAAGCTCGACGGCGAGGCGCGCGAGATCTTCCGCTGCGCGCTGCCCGAGGCGCTCGCCGCGCAGGGCAGCTGGTTCGCGCCGGCGGCCTACGAGATCGCGGGCATCGAGGTCCTCGAGCGCGAGGTCTTCGGCCCGGTGCTGCACGTCGTGCGCTGGCCGGCCGACCGCCTCGACGAACTGTGCGACGCCATCGCCGCCACCGGCTACGGCCTGACGCTGGGCATCCACAGCCGCATCGACGAGACCGTCGCCGCCATCACCGAGCGCCTGCAGGTCGGCAACACCTACGTGAACCGCAACATGATCGGCGCCGTCGTCGGCGTCCAGCCGTTCGGCGGCGAAGGTCTGTCGGGCACCGGCCCGAAGGCCGGCGGTCCGCACTACCTGCTGCGCTTCGCCGCCGAGCGCACGATCTCGATCGACACCACGGCCGCCGGCGGCAACGCCAGCCTGATGTCGATGGACGAAGGCCTGTAA
- a CDS encoding Tim44 domain-containing protein, protein MNKFLALAAAVVVGFTLNVGDAEAAKRLGGGGSTGMQRQATPPAKNTQAAPAQQQQQAAPTQAGATAAAPAAQPKRSWLGPVAGLAAGLGLAALASHFGFGEELASFMLMALLALVVVAVIGFIMRKKAAAQAQGGMQYAAAGAGAGGSAPRPEFTPAGGASTAPMAAAAAGAVAGAAVAGNIPADFDAESFARNAKVNFIRLQAANDAANLDDIREFTTPEMFAEIKLAIDERKGAPQQTDVVELNAQVIDVAEEGNRYVVSVHFSGLIREDSAAAAESFSEIWHLTKPADGSRGWTVAGIQQVQ, encoded by the coding sequence ATGAACAAGTTCCTCGCGCTGGCGGCCGCCGTGGTCGTCGGCTTCACGCTCAACGTCGGCGACGCCGAGGCCGCCAAGCGCCTCGGCGGCGGCGGCTCGACCGGCATGCAGCGGCAGGCGACGCCGCCGGCCAAGAACACCCAGGCGGCGCCGGCGCAGCAACAGCAGCAGGCGGCACCGACCCAGGCCGGCGCCACCGCCGCCGCCCCGGCCGCGCAGCCGAAGCGCTCGTGGCTCGGCCCGGTCGCCGGCCTCGCCGCCGGTCTCGGCCTCGCCGCACTGGCGTCGCATTTCGGCTTCGGCGAAGAGCTCGCCAGCTTCATGCTGATGGCGCTGCTGGCGCTCGTCGTCGTCGCCGTGATCGGCTTCATCATGCGCAAGAAGGCCGCTGCGCAGGCCCAGGGCGGCATGCAGTACGCCGCGGCCGGCGCCGGTGCCGGCGGCAGCGCGCCGCGTCCGGAGTTCACCCCGGCCGGCGGCGCCTCCACCGCGCCGATGGCCGCCGCAGCGGCTGGCGCCGTTGCCGGCGCCGCGGTCGCCGGCAACATCCCGGCGGACTTCGACGCCGAATCCTTCGCCCGCAACGCCAAGGTGAACTTCATCCGCCTGCAGGCGGCGAACGACGCCGCCAACCTCGACGACATCCGCGAATTCACGACGCCGGAAATGTTCGCCGAGATCAAGTTGGCGATCGACGAGCGCAAGGGCGCGCCGCAGCAGACCGACGTCGTCGAGCTGAACGCGCAGGTGATCGACGTCGCCGAGGAAGGCAACCGCTACGTCGTCAGCGTGCACTTCAGCGGCCTCATCCGCGAGGACAGCGCTGCCGCCGCCGAGAGCTTCTCGGAAATCTGGCACCTGACCAAGCCGGCCGACGGCAGCCGCGGCTGGACCGTCGCCGGCATCCAGCAGGTCCAGTAA
- a CDS encoding GntR family transcriptional regulator has translation MSDPLDLLDIPRLARLSASDQIATTLRDAIVDGLLPAGEVLRQDDIAARFHVSKIPVREALKRLEAEGLVNFFRNRGAVVAALSTEEILEYVDIRAMLEARAAELAAPRISDDSLARAARCLDEFGAALQAGRLGELNWQFHSALYADADRPILMGEIRALYDKVERYVRALLAMTTEMPKTQSEHRAILDAFARRDPDAAAELTRAHVLDAGASLVKYLKDHRDHHHR, from the coding sequence ATGAGCGACCCCCTCGACCTGCTCGACATTCCGCGCCTTGCGCGCCTGTCCGCCTCCGACCAGATCGCGACGACGCTGCGCGACGCGATCGTCGACGGCCTGCTGCCGGCCGGCGAGGTGCTGCGCCAGGACGACATCGCGGCGCGCTTCCACGTCAGCAAGATTCCGGTGCGCGAGGCGCTGAAGCGCCTCGAGGCCGAAGGCCTGGTCAACTTCTTCCGCAACCGCGGTGCCGTCGTCGCCGCGCTGTCCACCGAGGAAATCCTCGAGTACGTCGACATCCGGGCGATGCTCGAGGCGCGCGCCGCCGAGCTGGCCGCGCCGCGCATCAGCGACGACAGCCTGGCGCGCGCCGCACGCTGCCTCGACGAGTTCGGCGCCGCGCTGCAGGCCGGCCGCCTCGGCGAGCTGAATTGGCAGTTCCACTCGGCGCTGTACGCCGACGCCGACCGCCCGATCCTGATGGGCGAGATCCGCGCGCTGTACGACAAGGTCGAGCGCTACGTGCGGGCCTTGCTCGCGATGACCACCGAAATGCCGAAAACCCAGTCCGAACATCGCGCCATCCTGGACGCGTTTGCCCGGCGGGACCCCGACGCAGCGGCAGAACTCACGCGGGCGCACGTGCTCGACGCGGGGGCGTCACTCGTGAAGTACCTCAAGGACCACCGGGACCATCACCATCGTTAG
- a CDS encoding AraC family transcriptional regulator, with protein sequence MNRNSPRLDRLSVLLDGLSASVAILHAGPLVHPLTPAGDPRSHLYLHLLLSGEAKCRLPGGERRLASPSAMVLHSDLAHTVVAAAGTPELLSARIRFDGPSGGAFHAAFGDPVELPLNGATDDATHLLALIGSELRSPRCGHRNLLTHAVDMLLISLLRHIIARPGSGAGLLAALADPRIARAVVAMNENVAQRWNLESLAATAGMSRTAFAAAFRERMGATPGRYLAGLRLAVAEQAVVAGHGLKRAAQASGYASPAALSRALSRRRRRPPTPG encoded by the coding sequence ATGAATCGCAACTCGCCGCGCCTCGACCGGCTCTCGGTGCTGCTCGACGGCCTCTCGGCCAGCGTCGCCATCCTTCACGCCGGGCCGCTCGTGCATCCGCTGACGCCCGCTGGCGATCCGCGCAGCCATCTTTACCTGCATCTGCTGCTGTCCGGCGAGGCGAAGTGCCGCCTGCCCGGCGGCGAACGCCGCCTGGCGTCGCCGTCGGCCATGGTCCTGCATAGCGACCTTGCTCACACCGTGGTCGCTGCCGCGGGCACACCGGAGCTGCTGTCGGCCCGCATCCGCTTCGACGGGCCGAGCGGCGGCGCCTTTCACGCCGCCTTCGGCGACCCGGTCGAGCTTCCGCTGAACGGCGCCACCGACGATGCCACGCATCTGCTGGCGCTGATCGGCAGCGAGTTGCGCAGCCCGCGCTGCGGGCATCGCAACCTGCTCACCCACGCCGTCGACATGCTGCTGATCAGCCTCCTGCGCCACATCATCGCCCGCCCGGGGAGCGGCGCCGGGCTGCTCGCAGCACTCGCCGACCCGCGTATCGCACGCGCCGTGGTGGCGATGAACGAGAATGTCGCACAACGCTGGAACCTGGAGTCGCTGGCGGCAACGGCGGGCATGTCGCGCACCGCCTTCGCGGCCGCCTTCCGGGAACGGATGGGGGCGACCCCGGGCCGCTATCTGGCCGGCCTGCGGCTCGCAGTCGCCGAACAGGCGGTCGTCGCCGGCCACGGTCTGAAGCGCGCCGCACAGGCCTCCGGCTACGCCAGCCCGGCAGCCCTGTCGCGCGCGTTGTCGCGGCGCCGCCGGCGGCCGCCGACGCCCGGCTGA
- a CDS encoding ABC transporter permease subunit, whose translation MAHALQQLINGLALGSLYGLIAIGYTMVYGIIGMINFAHGDIYMISAFIAVTAFTLLAAAGVSSIPLALAFVLIVTLFFTTAYGWAVERTAYRPLRGAPRLAPLISAIGMSIFLQNFVQVSQGARVKPIPPVIEGGLTLATIDGHAVHLAWTQLLIIVVTVVLMIAFTWLITQTNFGRQQRACEQDRTMTALLGINVDRVISSTFMIGAALAAVAGVMVTIYYGVVDFFIGFVAGIKAFTAAVLGGIGSLPGAMLGGLIIGLVEAFWGAYLWAEYKDVATFGILILVLMFRPSGLLGRPEVEKV comes from the coding sequence ATGGCACACGCCCTGCAACAACTGATCAACGGCCTCGCGCTCGGCTCGCTCTACGGGCTGATCGCGATCGGCTACACGATGGTCTACGGCATCATCGGCATGATCAACTTCGCCCACGGCGACATCTACATGATCAGCGCCTTCATCGCGGTCACCGCGTTCACGCTGCTCGCCGCCGCCGGCGTCTCGTCGATCCCGCTGGCGCTCGCCTTCGTGCTGATCGTCACGCTGTTCTTCACCACCGCCTACGGCTGGGCCGTCGAGCGCACCGCCTACCGGCCGCTGCGCGGCGCGCCGCGGCTGGCGCCGCTGATCTCGGCGATCGGCATGTCAATCTTCCTGCAGAACTTCGTGCAGGTGTCGCAGGGCGCGCGCGTCAAGCCGATTCCGCCGGTGATCGAGGGCGGGCTGACGCTGGCGACGATCGACGGCCACGCGGTGCACCTCGCCTGGACGCAGCTCCTGATCATCGTCGTCACCGTCGTGCTGATGATCGCCTTCACCTGGCTGATCACGCAGACCAACTTCGGCCGCCAGCAGCGCGCCTGCGAGCAGGACCGGACGATGACCGCGCTGCTCGGCATCAACGTCGACCGCGTCATCTCCTCGACCTTCATGATCGGCGCCGCGCTCGCCGCGGTGGCCGGGGTCATGGTCACCATCTACTACGGCGTCGTCGACTTCTTCATCGGCTTCGTCGCCGGCATCAAGGCCTTCACCGCCGCCGTCCTCGGCGGCATCGGCTCGCTGCCCGGCGCCATGCTCGGCGGGCTGATCATCGGCCTCGTCGAGGCCTTCTGGGGCGCCTACCTGTGGGCCGAGTACAAGGACGTCGCCACCTTCGGCATCCTCATCCTGGTGCTGATGTTCCGGCCCAGCGGGCTGCTCGGCCGGCCGGAAGTGGAGAAGGTGTGA
- the livM gene encoding high-affinity branched-chain amino acid ABC transporter permease LivM encodes MSTTIVLAHAPTLASRLRDAGAAAFVALMLGIPLIGLSTEDQGGALAVITRWPLLAQFVAACFVGRLALIWGIDALKSRRQSRQAAGLVAAPKKHDGILRAAGWLLLGAAVTLPLFFADNRYVVDTLTTLLIYVMLGWGLNVVVGLAGLLDLGCVAFYAVGAYTYALLATQFGWSFWEALPVAGATAATFGMLLGWPILRLRGDYLAIVTLGFGEIIRLILVNWTELSGGPNGIASIPRPSFFGLPFKADGGDEATFAGFFGLDFSPMHRIIFLYYLILVLALLTNLFVSRLRKLPVGRAWEALREDEIACQALGINVTNVKLSAFAIGAMLGGFAGVFFAARQGFISPESFVFTESAIILAIVVLGGMGSQMGVVLAASVLVLLPEFGRQFAEYRMLVFGLAMILIMVWRPGGLLAAREPTLTLGARTAKETKDA; translated from the coding sequence ATGAGCACGACCATCGTCCTTGCGCACGCGCCGACGCTCGCCTCCCGCCTCCGCGACGCCGGCGCCGCCGCCTTCGTCGCGCTGATGCTGGGCATCCCGCTGATCGGCCTGAGCACCGAAGACCAGGGCGGCGCGCTCGCCGTCATCACGCGCTGGCCGCTGCTGGCGCAGTTCGTCGCCGCCTGCTTCGTCGGCCGCCTGGCGCTGATCTGGGGCATCGACGCGCTGAAGTCGCGCCGCCAGTCGCGGCAGGCCGCCGGCCTCGTCGCCGCGCCGAAGAAGCACGACGGCATCCTGCGCGCCGCCGGCTGGCTGCTGCTCGGCGCCGCCGTCACGCTGCCGCTGTTCTTTGCCGACAACCGCTACGTCGTCGACACGCTGACCACGCTCCTGATCTACGTCATGCTCGGCTGGGGGCTGAACGTCGTCGTCGGGCTGGCCGGCCTGCTCGACCTGGGCTGCGTCGCCTTCTACGCGGTCGGCGCCTACACCTACGCGCTGCTGGCGACGCAGTTCGGCTGGAGCTTCTGGGAGGCGCTGCCGGTCGCCGGCGCCACCGCCGCCACCTTCGGCATGCTGCTCGGCTGGCCGATCCTGCGCCTGCGCGGCGACTACCTGGCCATCGTCACCCTCGGCTTCGGCGAGATCATCCGCCTGATCCTGGTGAACTGGACCGAGCTCTCCGGCGGCCCCAACGGCATCGCGTCGATCCCGCGGCCGTCCTTTTTCGGCCTGCCGTTCAAGGCCGACGGCGGCGACGAGGCGACCTTCGCCGGCTTCTTCGGCCTCGACTTCTCGCCGATGCACCGCATCATCTTCCTCTACTACCTGATCCTGGTGCTGGCGCTCCTGACCAACCTGTTCGTCAGCCGGCTCAGGAAGCTGCCGGTCGGGCGCGCCTGGGAGGCGCTGCGCGAGGACGAGATCGCCTGCCAGGCGCTCGGCATCAACGTCACCAACGTCAAGCTGTCGGCCTTCGCCATCGGCGCCATGCTCGGCGGCTTCGCCGGCGTCTTCTTCGCCGCGCGGCAGGGCTTCATCTCGCCGGAGAGCTTCGTCTTCACCGAGTCGGCGATCATCCTCGCCATCGTCGTCCTCGGCGGCATGGGCAGCCAGATGGGCGTCGTGCTGGCGGCCTCGGTGCTGGTGCTGCTGCCCGAGTTCGGCCGCCAGTTCGCCGAGTACCGCATGCTGGTCTTCGGCCTGGCGATGATCCTGATCATGGTCTGGCGCCCGGGCGGCCTGCTCGCGGCGCGCGAACCGACGCTGACGCTGGGCGCGCGCACCGCGAAGGAGACGAAAGATGCCTGA